A stretch of Patagioenas fasciata isolate bPatFas1 chromosome 4, bPatFas1.hap1, whole genome shotgun sequence DNA encodes these proteins:
- the ATOH1 gene encoding transcription factor ATOH1: MSAPWAEGGRESGATGLVPEAPGGCGLGPGWLGVCCAARLPAASPRYLLPADEEEEAAEGSAARGGGSSPGGARGAAGGGRPRGGGGAGLRAQVSGVQKQRRLAANARERRRMHGLNHAFDQLRNVIPSFNNDKKLSKYETLQMAQIYISALAELLHSPDAPPDTPGKAEHRGAPFEAPCAPGAGPPPAPQPGPPRASPPGHGRTRFPPPPAAGGYSVQLDPLHFPSFAEGALMGQRAPSPALLMPQPGQPPQERSKTSPRSHRSDGEFSPRSHYSDSDEAS; encoded by the coding sequence ATGAGCGCGCCGTGGGCCGAGGGCGGGCGGGAATCGGGGGCGACGGGGCTGGTGCCGGAGGCCCCGGGCGGCTGCGGCCTCGGCCCGGGCTGGCTGGGCGTGTGCTGCGCCGCACGCCTGCCCGCCGCCTCGCCCCGCTACCTGCTGCCCgcggacgaggaggaggaggcggcggaggggagcgcggcgcggggcggcgggagcaGCCCCGGCGGGGCGAggggcgcggcgggcggggggcggccgcggggcggcggcggagcCGGGCTGCGGGCGCAGGTGAGCGGCGTGCAGAAGCAGCGGCGGCTGGCGGCCAACGCGCGGGAGCGGCGGCGGATGCACGGGCTGAACCACGCCTTCGACCAGCTGCGCAATGTCATCCCCTCCTTCAACAACGACAAGAAGCTCTCCAAGTACGAGACGCTGCAGATGGCGCAGATCTACATCAGCGCCCTGGCCGAGCTGCTGCACAGCCCCGACGCCCCTCCCGACACCCCCGGCAAGGCCGAGCACCGCGGGGCTCCATTCGAGGCGCCCTGCGCCcccggggccgggccgccccccgcgccgcaGCCGGGACCGCCGAGAGCCTCCCCTCCCGGGCACGGCAGGACTCGCTTCCCCCCGCCGCCGGCCGCGGGGGGTTACTCGGTGCAGCTCGACCCGCTGCACTTCCCCTCCTTTGCGGAGGGCGCCCTGATGGGACAGAGAGCCCCTTCCCCCGCCCTCCTCATGCCGCAGCCCGGGCAGCCGCCGCAGGAGAGGAGCAAAACGTCGCCACGGTCCCACAGGAGCGACGGGGAGTTCTCGCCCCGCTCCCATTACAGCGACTCGGACGAGGCCAGCTAG